A genomic window from Salvia miltiorrhiza cultivar Shanhuang (shh) chromosome 5, IMPLAD_Smil_shh, whole genome shotgun sequence includes:
- the LOC130986364 gene encoding zinc finger protein JAGGED-like: protein MRPEGNPLDLNNLPEDYARDAKLTSEDSSSSAVYRKKKSGAKEGKDEPSKVYECRFCSLKFCKSQALGGHMNRHRQERETETLNKARQLVFTNDLAPTGHLGYVSTGHGGTYHQGGSMSGEAALPFRPVYPTRLFPAPPPPPPPPAQGPYMYASPPRMLSFHSQGAGAGAGGDYFVGHVLSNPGFGGEGGNNNYTCIGAPVGQGFGGGGGGGGGGGGGGGRDVSLQNQEEGLGWGRR from the exons AT GAGACCAGAGGGAAATCCATTAGACCTCAACAACTTACCTGAGGATTATGCAAGAGATGCCAAACTTACCTCTGAGGACAGCTCTTCTTCTGCTG TCTACAGGAAAAAGAAAAGCGGCGCTAAGGAGGGAAAAGATGAGCCCTCTAAGGTCTACGAGTGCAGGTTTTGTTCCCTCAAGTTCTGCAAATCTCAGGCTCTCGGCGGCCACATGAACCGCCACCGCCAAG AGAGGGAGACTGAGACGCTCAACAAGGCGCGCCAACTGGTTTTCACCAATGATTTAGCTCCCACGGGACACCTAGGTTATGTTTCAAC CGGGCATGGCGGGACGTATCATCAAGGAGGCAGCATGAGCGGGGAGGCGGCGCTGCCCTTCAGACCGGTGTACCCTACCAGATTGTTTCccgcgcctccgccgccgccaccgccgccagCGCAGGGCCCCTACATGTATGCATCGCCCCCGCGCATGCTGTCGTTCCACTCGCAGGGGGCGGGGGCGGGGGCGGGGGGCGATTACTTCGTGGGGCACGTGCTGTCGAACCCGGGGTTCGGAGGGGAAGGGGGGAACAACAACTACACGTGCATCGGGGCGCCGGTGGGGCAGGGGTTcggcggaggaggaggcggaggcggaggcggaggcggtggtggtggtagaGACGTGTCTCTGCAGAATCAAGAGGAAGGACTGGGGTGGGGCCGGAGGTAG